A stretch of the Amycolatopsis sp. BJA-103 genome encodes the following:
- a CDS encoding MMPL family transporter produces MSSFLYRLGRLAARGRVLVTALWLVVLCVAGGAALLFGQGTDDTFAIPGSESQEALDHLGRVFPQVSGTSAQLVVLVPEGQRADAAAVRDAVGALVPELTKAPQVSTVVNPFDAAVHDAVSKDGRAALVTVQLDVGLADIQPSTRTALAGVAQDLENRIGQGAEVLTGGDAFSDKVPKLSPTEGIGLVIALVVLLMVFGSFIAAGMPLLTAILGVGVSVALVYAATSVATVSSTAPMLAVMLGLAVGIDYALFLLSRHRDQLAEGLEVEESIARATATAGSAVIFAGLTVVIALLGLFVAGIPFLTTMGVAAAGGVAVAVIVAITLIPALLGFAGERLRPKKPKKSKRKKKARFSLRWVRLATKSPWVTIALIVGVLAVASAPALDLRLALPDNGTDEDGTPARVAYDVVAEHFGPGFNGPLIVTADILSTTDPVGITNGIADDIRRVPGVAVVPLATPNPKGDTAIIQVVPTTGASDEATGDLVERLRSMEGQFKDRYGVQTAVTGFTAVGIDVSTQLGSALLPFGILVVGLSLVLLAMVFRSVLVPLKATFGYLLSIGAAFGATSFVFGQGHLAEALGVTRTGSVISFLPIILMGVLFGLAMDYEVFLVSRIREDYVHHGDAHTAIETGFVSASRVVTAAAVIMLGVFAAFVPDGSATIKPIAFSLAVGVFVDAFLVRMTLVPAILALLGPRAWGLPPWLDRKLPVFDAEGDGLVHELRLADWPAPGSSEVLSAAGLRVDDDRGRTLFRDVELHLGPGEILAVHGSGPAGKSALLYTLAGRVPNVRGDLKVLGRVLPQHAHAVRRNVAFIACKETDDPAGEVRRALGEGVGLVFLDDLDTVVATAQRAGLREAFASRAATFAVSCQSLAIVRDLLPTTAVAGLAMTPALVPAEVR; encoded by the coding sequence GTGTCGTCATTCCTCTACCGCCTCGGCAGGCTGGCCGCCCGCGGACGCGTGCTGGTCACCGCGTTGTGGCTGGTGGTGCTGTGCGTCGCGGGCGGGGCGGCGCTGCTGTTCGGCCAGGGCACCGACGACACGTTCGCGATCCCCGGTTCCGAATCCCAGGAGGCGCTCGACCATCTCGGCCGGGTTTTCCCGCAGGTGAGCGGGACTTCGGCGCAACTGGTGGTGCTCGTCCCCGAAGGACAGCGGGCCGACGCCGCCGCCGTTCGCGACGCGGTCGGCGCCCTGGTACCCGAGCTGACCAAGGCGCCGCAGGTCTCGACGGTGGTGAATCCCTTCGACGCGGCAGTGCACGACGCGGTGTCGAAGGACGGCCGCGCCGCCTTGGTCACCGTGCAACTCGACGTCGGGCTGGCCGACATCCAGCCGTCGACGCGGACCGCGCTCGCCGGGGTCGCGCAAGATCTGGAGAACCGGATCGGCCAGGGCGCCGAGGTGCTCACCGGCGGCGACGCGTTCTCGGACAAGGTGCCGAAGCTCAGCCCCACCGAGGGGATCGGCCTCGTCATCGCGCTCGTGGTGCTGCTGATGGTGTTCGGTTCGTTCATCGCGGCGGGAATGCCGTTGCTGACGGCGATCCTCGGCGTCGGGGTGTCGGTGGCGCTGGTCTACGCGGCGACGTCGGTGGCGACCGTGTCCTCGACGGCACCGATGCTCGCGGTCATGCTCGGGCTGGCCGTCGGCATCGACTACGCGCTCTTCCTGCTTTCCCGGCACCGCGATCAGCTCGCCGAGGGACTCGAAGTCGAGGAGTCCATCGCCAGGGCGACCGCGACCGCGGGATCCGCCGTCATCTTCGCCGGCCTCACCGTGGTGATCGCCCTGCTGGGCCTGTTCGTCGCCGGGATCCCGTTCCTGACCACGATGGGCGTCGCCGCGGCGGGCGGGGTCGCCGTCGCGGTGATCGTGGCCATCACCCTCATCCCCGCGCTGCTGGGTTTCGCCGGTGAGCGGCTACGGCCCAAGAAGCCGAAGAAGAGCAAGCGCAAGAAGAAGGCCCGGTTCAGCCTGCGGTGGGTCCGGCTCGCCACGAAGTCGCCGTGGGTGACGATCGCGCTGATCGTCGGGGTGCTCGCGGTGGCGTCGGCGCCCGCGCTGGATCTCCGGCTCGCCTTGCCGGACAACGGGACCGACGAGGACGGCACCCCGGCCCGCGTCGCCTACGACGTCGTCGCCGAGCATTTCGGACCTGGGTTCAACGGCCCGCTGATCGTCACCGCGGACATCCTGTCGACCACCGACCCGGTCGGGATCACGAACGGCATCGCCGATGACATCCGCCGGGTGCCCGGCGTCGCCGTCGTCCCGCTCGCCACGCCGAACCCCAAGGGCGACACCGCGATCATCCAGGTCGTGCCCACGACCGGTGCCTCCGACGAGGCGACCGGCGACCTCGTCGAGCGGCTGCGGTCGATGGAAGGGCAGTTCAAAGACCGGTACGGCGTCCAGACCGCGGTCACCGGATTCACCGCCGTCGGCATCGACGTGTCCACGCAGCTCGGCAGCGCGCTGCTGCCGTTCGGCATCCTGGTCGTCGGGCTTTCGCTGGTACTGCTGGCGATGGTGTTCCGTTCGGTGCTGGTGCCGCTCAAGGCCACCTTCGGCTATCTGCTCTCGATCGGCGCCGCGTTCGGTGCCACGTCGTTCGTGTTCGGGCAGGGGCATCTGGCCGAGGCGCTGGGCGTGACCCGCACCGGCAGCGTGATCAGCTTCCTGCCGATCATCCTGATGGGTGTCCTTTTCGGACTCGCCATGGACTACGAGGTGTTCCTCGTCTCCCGGATCCGGGAGGACTACGTCCATCACGGGGACGCGCACACGGCGATCGAGACGGGTTTCGTGTCCGCGTCGAGGGTCGTGACCGCGGCGGCGGTGATCATGCTGGGCGTGTTCGCCGCGTTCGTGCCCGACGGCAGCGCCACGATCAAACCGATCGCGTTCAGCCTGGCGGTCGGCGTGTTCGTGGACGCCTTCCTCGTGCGGATGACCCTCGTCCCGGCGATCCTCGCGCTGCTGGGGCCGCGCGCCTGGGGCCTGCCGCCGTGGCTGGACCGCAAACTCCCGGTGTTCGACGCCGAGGGCGACGGCCTCGTCCACGAACTCCGGCTCGCCGACTGGCCCGCGCCCGGCTCGTCCGAAGTGCTCAGCGCCGCCGGTCTCCGTGTCGACGACGACCGCGGCCGCACCCTCTTCCGCGACGTCGAACTGCATCTCGGGCCGGGGGAGATCCTCGCCGTGCACGGTTCCGGCCCGGCGGGCAAGAGCGCTCTGCTCTACACGCTCGCCGGCCGGGTGCCGAACGTCCGCGGTGATCTCAAGGTCCTCGGCCGGGTGCTGCCGCAGCACGCGCACGCGGTCCGCCGGAACGTCGCGTTCATCGCCTGCAAGGAGACCGACGATCCCGCCGGCGAGGTCCGCCGCGCGCTCGGGGAAGGCGTCGGCCTCGTCTTCCTCGACGATCTGGACACGGTCGTCGCCACCGCTCAGCGTGCCGGGCTGAGAGAGGCGTTCGCGAGCAGGGCCGCGACGTTCGCCGTGTCCTGCCAGAGTCTCGCCATCGTGCGGGATCTGCTGCCCACCACCGCCGTCGCGGGCCTCGCCATGACGCCCGCGCTCGTCCCCGCCGAGGTCCGCTGA
- a CDS encoding TetR/AcrR family transcriptional regulator — protein MTEERGATMTRRRADTRRRLIDAAYEAFSERGIRDTPVELICERAGFTRGAFYSNFSSKEDLFLTLFQEETAVRLERFHDATESVLGETVVHAHDDLSPALGRIAELFMVALSADKNWYLLCAEFRTQGLRQPEIRDRIGAAFRYFHTELAKVLVGALDRIERKLTISPDDAVLVLVALYEQGLQNYLLEGTELPGDGRFVSELIPKVMASLIVPAT, from the coding sequence ATGACCGAGGAGCGGGGCGCCACCATGACCAGGCGCCGGGCGGACACCCGCCGACGGCTGATCGACGCGGCATACGAGGCCTTCTCCGAACGCGGCATCCGGGACACCCCGGTCGAACTGATCTGCGAGCGCGCCGGCTTCACCCGCGGCGCCTTCTACTCGAACTTCAGCTCGAAGGAAGATCTCTTCCTGACCCTGTTCCAGGAAGAGACCGCGGTCCGGCTCGAGCGTTTCCACGACGCCACGGAAAGCGTGCTCGGCGAGACCGTCGTCCACGCGCACGACGACCTCTCCCCCGCGCTCGGGCGGATCGCCGAGCTGTTCATGGTCGCGCTCAGCGCGGACAAGAACTGGTACCTGCTGTGCGCGGAATTCCGCACCCAGGGCCTGCGGCAGCCGGAGATCCGCGATCGGATCGGCGCCGCGTTCCGGTACTTCCACACCGAACTGGCCAAGGTGCTGGTCGGCGCGCTCGACCGGATCGAGCGGAAACTGACGATCTCACCGGACGACGCGGTCCTCGTCCTGGTCGCGCTTTACGAGCAAGGGCTGCAGAACTACCTGCTGGAAGGCACCGAACTGCCCGGTGACGGGCGGTTCGTGAGCGAACTGATCCCGAAGGTGATGGCCTCCCTCATCGTCCCGGCGACCTGA
- a CDS encoding carbonic anhydrase family protein translates to MTRRRLVAFVVPLALAGFLLTAGGTAQSRQPSQSPVDISPGAIRFDPASPRLNVFYGHSDLDLEYVRKDASDTNGCSTRNHEETEEAVVRPGTGHVTLAGVRYELEQFHFHTPSEHRFQGRTDPLEMHFVHRSAAGKLLVIGVPLRAGAASPVDRVLANLAPECGETVALADFDLDTLLPRNRGTLRYTGSLTTAPFTEGVQWFLMSERTVSPATIARFQGLFGDGNARAPQPLNGRHLTAVPHI, encoded by the coding sequence GTGACACGCAGGCGCCTTGTCGCATTCGTCGTTCCCCTCGCCCTCGCCGGATTCCTGCTCACCGCGGGCGGAACCGCCCAGTCTCGGCAGCCTTCACAGAGCCCGGTCGACATCTCACCCGGCGCGATCCGGTTCGACCCCGCCTCGCCGAGACTGAACGTCTTCTACGGCCATTCGGATCTGGACCTGGAATACGTCCGAAAGGACGCATCGGACACCAACGGATGCAGTACGAGAAATCACGAAGAAACCGAGGAAGCCGTGGTCAGGCCCGGCACCGGGCACGTCACCCTCGCCGGGGTCCGGTACGAGCTCGAACAGTTCCATTTCCACACCCCGTCCGAACACCGCTTCCAGGGCAGGACGGATCCGCTGGAAATGCATTTCGTGCACCGCAGCGCCGCCGGAAAACTGCTGGTGATCGGCGTGCCCCTGCGCGCGGGTGCCGCGTCGCCGGTGGACCGTGTCCTGGCGAACCTCGCGCCGGAGTGCGGCGAAACGGTGGCGCTCGCGGACTTCGACCTCGACACGCTCCTCCCCCGCAACCGCGGCACGCTCCGGTACACGGGCTCCCTCACCACGGCCCCGTTCACCGAAGGCGTGCAGTGGTTCCTGATGTCCGAGCGGACCGTCTCCCCGGCGACCATCGCGCGGTTCCAGGGCCTGTTCGGTGACGGCAACGCCCGCGCGCCCCAGCCGCTCAACGGACGGCACCTGACCGCGGTACCGCACATTTAG
- a CDS encoding AfsR/SARP family transcriptional regulator, translating into MRNEGGNMPDSRLRFEVLGPLRAWQGETRLDLGPVRQQAVLAALLLRPDVTVSHYELTDGLWERPPESNVLPVYVRRLRQCLDTSGQKPRDSVIVSDRGGYRFASGGVRLDVTRLEEIAVVAAAAEETGDFITAVDTFAEALRLFHGEPLTGLPGAFVQGERRRLEERRLLLLRRKLRAQLKLGRFDEVIGELSALVSADPPSEPLAALLMRALYGGGRQAEALEVFTDVRERLVEQLGVEPGEELRQVQEAVLRGDDALLGVSQRRETPRRIRNELPATNGELVGRDRELALLVEDGDPESVSVDAVDGVPGAGKTTLAVCAAHRLRESYPDGALFVDLHGYTEGREPVTPERALRRLLRAVGVEDRVMPDDLDELAASWRAATAQLRLLLVLDNAESAGQVRPLLPSGPGSRVLVTSRRRLSGLDADRRVSLGALGLEAAERLLGRIVGAPRAEGERFAVRALAGLCGRLPLALRIAGARLQNRPMWTFKDLVDRMSDDERRLGELTAEDRSVEVALRLSYEQLRPVEQRAFGVLGLTPTPEFDRLSVAALLDCSPAEAERRLESLVDASLLQEPASGRYRLHDLVAVYARRLAGELPGDVVEEARKRVYGLYLGAARRASEWGVARFPVESGGGPFTGQRDASAWLDAAGDLPEVVTQAAEAGLDGLACSIAEGLVDYLARQQRYHESRTALQIALPLAERAEDGRLVSSLRFCLGYAYAMQGQLDRARGWFDDALRAGQASGDRGVEARALGGLTMADLIAGRHDLAIPGMRRVMILAEEVEDGWLAERTLSALGYLAYLQGEHEEALVHLGRARDLSEEIGSPGMLARVLCHSGTVRLETGRFAEAVLDLRRSVELAEETTDGLLIATSLARLGAAELELGNLGEAFELQRRALAAVTEETIVGMESEIRNRLGRTHLAAGDPAAAREHFEWVLTTIGPDGDSEQRALALEGLDLTRQSVHRR; encoded by the coding sequence ATGCGAAACGAAGGGGGGAACATGCCGGACTCGCGGCTTCGGTTCGAGGTGCTCGGCCCGTTGCGGGCCTGGCAGGGGGAGACGCGGCTGGACCTCGGTCCGGTTCGGCAGCAGGCCGTGCTGGCCGCGCTGCTGCTGCGCCCGGACGTGACCGTCAGCCATTACGAACTCACCGACGGGCTCTGGGAGCGGCCACCGGAGTCGAACGTGCTGCCGGTGTACGTCCGGCGGCTGCGGCAATGCCTGGACACCTCCGGGCAGAAGCCGCGGGACTCAGTGATCGTGTCCGACCGCGGCGGCTACCGGTTCGCCAGCGGCGGGGTGCGGCTGGATGTGACGAGGCTGGAGGAGATCGCGGTCGTCGCGGCCGCAGCCGAGGAGACGGGTGACTTCATCACCGCGGTGGACACCTTCGCCGAAGCGCTCCGGTTGTTCCACGGCGAGCCGCTGACGGGACTGCCCGGCGCGTTCGTCCAGGGTGAGCGGCGACGACTGGAGGAACGCAGACTCCTTTTGCTGCGCCGGAAACTGCGGGCACAGCTGAAACTCGGCCGGTTCGACGAGGTGATCGGCGAACTGTCGGCGCTGGTGTCCGCCGACCCGCCGAGCGAGCCGCTGGCCGCGCTGCTGATGCGCGCGCTCTACGGCGGCGGGCGCCAGGCGGAGGCGCTGGAGGTGTTCACCGACGTCCGCGAGCGGCTGGTGGAGCAACTCGGCGTCGAACCAGGCGAGGAACTGCGGCAGGTGCAGGAGGCGGTGCTGCGCGGGGACGACGCGCTGCTCGGGGTCTCCCAACGCCGGGAGACGCCGCGCCGGATCCGCAACGAACTGCCCGCCACCAACGGGGAACTCGTCGGCAGGGACCGGGAACTCGCGCTGCTCGTCGAAGACGGCGACCCGGAGTCCGTCTCGGTCGACGCCGTCGACGGCGTCCCCGGCGCGGGGAAGACCACGCTCGCGGTGTGCGCGGCACACCGGCTTCGCGAGTCCTATCCGGACGGTGCGTTGTTCGTGGATCTGCACGGGTACACCGAAGGCCGCGAGCCGGTGACGCCGGAGCGCGCCCTGCGGCGGTTGCTGCGCGCCGTCGGTGTCGAAGACCGCGTGATGCCGGACGATCTCGACGAACTGGCCGCGTCGTGGCGGGCGGCGACCGCGCAACTGCGGTTGCTGCTGGTACTCGACAACGCCGAATCCGCCGGGCAGGTGCGGCCCTTGCTGCCGTCCGGCCCGGGCAGCCGGGTGCTGGTGACCAGCCGCCGTCGGCTGTCCGGTTTGGACGCGGATCGCCGCGTCTCCCTCGGCGCGCTGGGCCTCGAAGCCGCGGAACGGCTGCTCGGCCGCATCGTGGGGGCGCCGAGGGCCGAGGGCGAGCGGTTCGCCGTGCGCGCGCTCGCCGGACTGTGCGGGCGGCTGCCGCTCGCGTTGCGGATCGCGGGCGCCCGGCTGCAGAACCGTCCGATGTGGACGTTCAAGGACCTGGTGGACCGGATGTCGGACGACGAGCGGCGGCTCGGCGAGCTGACCGCGGAAGACCGCAGCGTCGAGGTGGCGCTGCGCCTGTCGTACGAACAACTGCGGCCCGTCGAGCAACGGGCTTTCGGCGTGCTCGGCCTGACCCCGACCCCCGAATTCGACCGGCTTTCGGTCGCCGCCCTGCTGGACTGCTCACCGGCGGAAGCCGAGCGACGGCTGGAAAGTCTCGTCGACGCGAGCCTCCTGCAGGAACCGGCGAGCGGCCGCTACCGGCTGCACGATCTGGTGGCCGTCTACGCACGGCGGCTCGCCGGGGAACTGCCCGGCGACGTCGTCGAAGAAGCCCGGAAACGGGTGTACGGCCTGTACCTCGGCGCCGCCCGCCGGGCGAGCGAATGGGGTGTCGCACGATTCCCGGTGGAATCCGGCGGCGGACCGTTCACCGGGCAACGCGACGCTTCCGCCTGGCTGGACGCCGCCGGCGACCTGCCCGAAGTGGTCACCCAAGCGGCGGAGGCCGGGCTGGACGGCCTCGCGTGCTCGATCGCCGAGGGGCTGGTCGACTATCTCGCGCGCCAGCAGCGATACCACGAATCCCGGACGGCACTGCAGATCGCGCTGCCCCTGGCCGAACGCGCGGAGGACGGGCGCCTGGTCTCGTCGCTGCGGTTCTGCCTCGGCTACGCGTACGCCATGCAGGGGCAGCTCGACCGGGCGCGCGGCTGGTTCGACGACGCGCTGCGGGCGGGCCAGGCCTCCGGCGACCGCGGGGTGGAGGCGCGGGCGCTGGGCGGGCTCACCATGGCGGATCTGATCGCGGGGCGGCACGATCTCGCGATCCCCGGCATGCGGCGGGTGATGATCTTGGCCGAGGAAGTGGAGGACGGCTGGCTGGCCGAACGGACGTTGTCCGCGCTCGGCTATCTCGCCTACCTGCAGGGGGAGCACGAAGAAGCGCTCGTCCACCTCGGCCGCGCCCGTGACCTGAGCGAGGAGATCGGCAGCCCCGGGATGCTGGCGAGGGTGCTGTGCCACAGCGGCACCGTCCGGCTCGAAACCGGCAGGTTCGCCGAAGCCGTGCTGGATCTCCGGCGTTCGGTCGAGCTCGCCGAGGAGACGACGGACGGCCTGCTGATCGCGACCAGCCTGGCGCGCCTCGGCGCGGCGGAACTGGAACTCGGGAATCTCGGCGAGGCGTTCGAACTGCAGCGGCGGGCGCTGGCGGCGGTCACCGAGGAGACCATCGTCGGGATGGAGTCCGAGATCCGCAACCGGCTCGGCCGCACCCATCTCGCCGCGGGCGACCCGGCGGCCGCCCGCGAGCATTTCGAATGGGTGCTCACCACCATCGGACCCGACGGTGATTCCGAGCAACGGGCGCTCGCCCTGGAAGGTCTGGACCTCACCAGACAGTCGGTACACCGGCGTTGA
- a CDS encoding response regulator, with the protein MTAAEIRVLLVDDQELVRSGLRRILRRRDGFVIAGECGDGSEVPAALAANEVDAIVMDLRMKNVGGVEATSRLRRSGGHPPVLALTTFDDDNLLADALRAGAAGYVLKDSPAEDLIRAVRAVAAGDAWLDPGVTGRVLAAYRQAAGNGSGGRSPELLTPREQDVLRAIGRGLTNAEIAATLVISEVTVKSHIGRIFTKLQLRDRAAAIVYAFDHGIVVPG; encoded by the coding sequence GTGACCGCCGCCGAGATCCGGGTGCTCCTGGTCGACGACCAGGAGCTGGTCCGCTCCGGGCTGCGGCGCATCCTGCGGCGCCGCGACGGGTTCGTCATCGCGGGGGAGTGCGGCGACGGCTCGGAAGTGCCCGCGGCGCTGGCCGCGAACGAGGTCGACGCCATCGTGATGGACCTGCGGATGAAGAACGTCGGCGGGGTCGAGGCGACCAGCAGGCTGCGGCGCTCCGGTGGTCATCCGCCGGTGCTCGCGCTGACCACCTTCGACGACGACAACCTCCTGGCGGACGCGCTGCGGGCCGGTGCCGCTGGGTACGTCCTCAAGGATTCCCCCGCCGAAGACCTGATCCGGGCCGTGCGCGCGGTCGCCGCGGGCGACGCCTGGCTCGACCCCGGGGTCACCGGCCGCGTGCTCGCCGCCTACCGGCAGGCCGCCGGGAACGGCAGCGGCGGACGTTCGCCCGAACTGCTGACACCGAGGGAACAAGACGTGCTCCGGGCGATCGGCCGCGGGCTGACCAACGCGGAGATCGCCGCGACACTCGTGATTTCGGAGGTGACCGTGAAAAGCCACATCGGCCGGATCTTCACCAAGCTGCAGCTGCGGGACCGGGCCGCGGCGATCGTCTACGCGTTCGACCACGGGATCGTGGTGCCGGGCTAG
- a CDS encoding sensor histidine kinase, with protein MPVLEILVDRFRARVQVSLTRAGLSLPWWGALCASAVSFVFTTVALVQRDALLPPQPIALAGLVVIAPSLIWTITDWIMPWVRMTALITAASILLLQPVLPDFAPLLLLVAATEAGSVLRTTWGIVLVTGAGEAVLVVAGIWGGLVGVPVYMVSILLGLSGGLMVRWYTRVLDAERVNRDASRDKALLAERQRIAREVHDVVGHSLSITLLHLTGARRALQQDRDVDEAIEALTEAEQVGRAAMADIRRTVGLLADTPSGSTPLPGVEDIATLVERTRVAGLAVRYTQEGDLGRVGASEGLGLYRIVQESLVNVVKHAPGATAEVRLNAGRSGAKLVVSNPLPAAARRTSEDGSGLAGMAVRAAQLGARLSAGPSGKQWVVEVTVPGAKP; from the coding sequence ATGCCCGTGCTGGAGATCTTGGTGGATCGGTTCCGGGCACGGGTGCAGGTCAGTCTCACCCGTGCCGGACTGAGCCTGCCCTGGTGGGGGGCGTTGTGCGCGAGCGCGGTGAGCTTCGTGTTCACGACGGTCGCGCTGGTGCAACGGGACGCTCTCCTGCCGCCGCAGCCGATCGCGCTGGCCGGACTGGTAGTGATCGCGCCGTCGCTGATCTGGACGATCACCGACTGGATCATGCCGTGGGTGCGGATGACCGCGCTGATCACCGCGGCCTCGATCCTGCTCCTCCAGCCGGTCCTCCCGGATTTCGCGCCGTTGCTGCTGCTGGTCGCGGCCACCGAAGCGGGCAGTGTCCTGCGGACGACCTGGGGGATCGTCCTCGTCACCGGCGCGGGCGAGGCGGTGCTGGTCGTCGCGGGGATCTGGGGCGGGCTGGTCGGCGTGCCGGTGTACATGGTCTCGATCCTGCTCGGCCTCAGCGGCGGGCTCATGGTCCGCTGGTACACCAGGGTGCTGGACGCCGAACGCGTCAACCGTGACGCGTCCCGTGACAAGGCCTTGCTGGCCGAAAGGCAGCGGATCGCACGCGAGGTGCACGACGTCGTCGGCCATTCGCTCAGCATCACGCTCCTTCACCTGACCGGGGCCCGGCGCGCGCTGCAGCAGGACCGCGACGTCGACGAGGCGATCGAGGCGCTCACCGAAGCCGAGCAGGTGGGACGGGCCGCGATGGCCGACATCCGCCGCACGGTCGGCCTGCTCGCCGACACCCCGTCGGGCTCCACCCCGCTGCCCGGGGTGGAGGACATCGCGACGCTGGTGGAACGCACCCGGGTCGCCGGACTGGCGGTGCGCTATACACAGGAAGGCGACCTCGGCCGGGTAGGCGCCTCGGAAGGATTGGGCCTCTACCGGATCGTGCAGGAATCACTCGTCAACGTTGTCAAACACGCCCCCGGCGCGACCGCGGAGGTCCGGCTGAACGCCGGCCGGTCGGGCGCGAAGCTCGTCGTCAGCAACCCTCTCCCCGCCGCCGCCCGGCGCACGTCCGAGGACGGTTCGGGACTGGCGGGGATGGCCGTCCGCGCGGCCCAGCTCGGCGCCCGGCTCAGTGCCGGGCCCAGCGGCAAGCAGTGGGTCGTGGAGGTCACCGTGCCGGGAGCCAAGCCGTGA
- a CDS encoding MmcQ/YjbR family DNA-binding protein, whose amino-acid sequence MTPAALEKLCLGFPGARAEFPFDEHSSVFKVAGKMFALSALKAKPLRVSLKCEPDVAVRLRAEHPAIIPGYHLNKQHWNTVELDGSLTDGFVREMVEDSYDLVVAGLPKREQEKLKWVALSQE is encoded by the coding sequence ATGACGCCTGCCGCTCTCGAGAAGCTCTGTCTCGGCTTCCCCGGTGCCCGCGCGGAGTTCCCGTTCGACGAGCATTCGAGCGTGTTCAAGGTCGCGGGCAAGATGTTCGCGCTCAGCGCGCTCAAGGCGAAGCCACTGCGCGTCAGCCTCAAATGCGAGCCCGACGTGGCCGTCCGGTTGCGCGCCGAACATCCGGCGATCATCCCCGGCTACCACCTGAACAAACAGCACTGGAACACCGTCGAGCTGGACGGTTCGCTGACCGACGGCTTCGTCCGGGAGATGGTCGAGGACTCCTACGACCTCGTGGTCGCGGGCCTGCCGAAGCGGGAACAGGAGAAGCTGAAGTGGGTCGCGCTCAGCCAGGAGTGA
- a CDS encoding SGNH/GDSL hydrolase family protein codes for MRLDRGRNLLVAAILLLGVVPGAAAAAPAVPVETGESTATSGWVGTWAAAPAAGVAGTDNGYPNFSIRNIVHTSAGGREVRVRLSNAFGRTPVLFGRVTVAVAAGPDTPQAVPGTMRTLTFGGDGEVTVPPGADIVSDGAALTVPRDGDLLVTTYTPTPSGPVTYHPLAMQNSYFTRNGDKAADESAAAFPEKTAVWHYVSGVDVRGPGLRGSVVAIGDSITDGANSTWGANLRWPDQLADKISRDTGVLNAGISGNRLLLDGGNYGVNALARLDRDVLAQSGARTAIVFEGINDIQQTPHQADPDKIISALKQIATRAHDRGLRVLGATITPWKGWGSYTPQLEETRQAVNRFIRTSRLFDGHIDFDAVIRDPADPQRMKPEYDSGDHLHPGDKGFTAMADAVSLSRLR; via the coding sequence ATGCGACTGGACCGCGGAAGAAACCTGCTGGTGGCGGCGATCCTGCTGCTGGGCGTGGTACCGGGAGCCGCCGCGGCGGCTCCGGCCGTCCCGGTGGAAACCGGGGAAAGCACCGCCACGAGCGGCTGGGTGGGCACCTGGGCGGCCGCACCGGCGGCCGGGGTGGCGGGCACCGACAACGGCTACCCGAACTTCTCGATCCGCAACATCGTGCACACCAGCGCCGGCGGGCGCGAGGTGCGCGTGCGGCTGTCCAACGCCTTCGGCCGGACGCCGGTGCTGTTCGGCCGGGTGACCGTCGCGGTCGCCGCGGGCCCGGACACGCCGCAGGCGGTCCCCGGCACGATGCGCACGCTGACCTTCGGCGGCGACGGTGAGGTCACCGTGCCACCTGGCGCGGACATCGTCAGCGACGGCGCGGCACTGACCGTGCCGAGGGACGGCGACCTCCTGGTGACCACGTACACCCCGACGCCGTCCGGTCCGGTCACCTACCACCCGCTGGCCATGCAGAACTCCTACTTCACCCGCAACGGCGACAAGGCCGCCGACGAGTCGGCCGCGGCGTTCCCGGAGAAGACCGCGGTCTGGCACTACGTGTCCGGAGTGGACGTCCGGGGTCCCGGCCTGCGGGGCAGCGTCGTGGCGATCGGCGACTCGATCACCGACGGGGCGAACTCGACGTGGGGCGCGAACCTGCGCTGGCCCGATCAGCTCGCCGACAAGATCAGCCGGGACACCGGCGTGCTCAACGCCGGGATCAGCGGGAACCGGCTGCTGCTCGACGGCGGCAACTACGGCGTCAACGCGCTGGCCCGGCTGGACCGGGACGTGCTGGCCCAGTCCGGCGCGCGGACGGCGATCGTGTTCGAGGGCATCAACGACATCCAGCAGACACCGCACCAGGCCGATCCGGACAAGATCATCTCGGCGCTGAAGCAGATCGCGACGAGGGCGCACGACCGCGGCCTGCGGGTGCTCGGCGCGACGATCACGCCGTGGAAGGGCTGGGGCTCGTACACGCCGCAGCTGGAGGAGACCCGGCAGGCGGTCAACCGGTTCATCCGGACCAGCAGGCTCTTCGACGGCCACATCGACTTCGACGCGGTGATCCGTGATCCGGCCGACCCGCAGCGGATGAAACCCGAGTACGACTCCGGCGATCACCTCCACCCCGGGGACAAGGGCTTCACCGCCATGGCGGACGCGGTCTCGCTGTCGCGGCTGAGGTAG